The following coding sequences lie in one Mucilaginibacter sp. KACC 22773 genomic window:
- a CDS encoding glycosyltransferase, translating to MFFSIIIPLYNRPQEIKELLETLVLQTYRNFEVLVIEDGSVNHAEAIVNGFVGQLDVRYFKKANEGQGFTRNFGFERARGDYFIIFDSDCLIPADYLQIVNNSLTANYLDAYGGPDGAHTSFTPTQKAISYSMTSPFTTGGIRGNKKAIGQFHPRSFNMGVSRQVWEKAGGFIITRLGEDIEYSIRIHSLGFKIGLIPDAIVYHKRRTNFVQFFKQLHFFGRARINIYKFFPGELKAVHFFPAAFTLFLLFTLIFNLLGWQIAKLGNFIVLFIILLIFFHAWWKNKSAKIAFLSIIAAFTQLTAYGIGFMQDFWKRVIFNRS from the coding sequence ATGTTTTTTTCCATCATCATTCCTTTATACAACCGCCCGCAGGAGATCAAAGAATTACTGGAGACCCTGGTGCTGCAAACGTACCGGAATTTTGAGGTTTTGGTGATTGAAGATGGATCCGTTAATCACGCCGAAGCTATTGTAAACGGCTTTGTTGGACAGTTGGATGTTCGCTATTTTAAAAAAGCAAACGAAGGGCAGGGTTTTACACGCAATTTTGGATTTGAACGCGCCAGGGGCGACTACTTTATCATATTCGATTCGGATTGTTTGATCCCTGCAGATTACCTGCAGATTGTAAATAATTCGTTAACCGCAAATTACCTTGATGCCTACGGCGGGCCAGATGGAGCACATACCTCATTTACGCCTACGCAAAAGGCCATCAGCTATAGTATGACCTCCCCTTTTACAACAGGCGGTATCCGCGGTAATAAAAAAGCGATTGGGCAGTTTCATCCACGTAGTTTTAACATGGGTGTATCAAGGCAGGTATGGGAAAAAGCAGGCGGCTTTATTATCACCCGACTGGGCGAGGATATTGAATACAGCATCCGCATCCATTCCCTTGGTTTTAAAATCGGGCTGATACCCGACGCCATCGTTTACCATAAACGCCGCACCAACTTTGTGCAGTTTTTTAAGCAGCTGCACTTTTTTGGCAGGGCGCGCATTAATATTTATAAGTTTTTCCCGGGGGAGTTAAAGGCGGTGCACTTTTTTCCCGCGGCGTTCACACTGTTCCTGCTATTCACGCTCATTTTCAATCTATTGGGATGGCAGATTGCCAAACTGGGTAACTTTATAGTGTTGTTTATCATTTTGTTAATATTTTTTCATGCTTGGTGGAAAAATAAATCAGCAAAAATCGCATTTTTGAGCATTATAGCTGCCTTCACTCAACTAACAGCCTACGGGATAGGATTTATGCAGGATTTTTGGAAGCGGGTAATTTTTAACAGATCATAA
- a CDS encoding glycosyltransferase family 2 protein — MDISVVVPLYDEVESLPELTSWISRVMAENRFTYEIILVDDGSKDGSWEMIRKLSFDNPFIKGIKFRRNYGKSAALNTGFAATRGDVVITMDADLQDSPDEIPELYRRITEEKFDLVSGWKAKRYDPLSKTIPTKLFNYATRKMSGIDNLHDFNCGLKAYRGAVVKNIEVYGEMHRYIPVLAKWAGFTKIGEQVVEHRARKYGKTKFGMSRFVNGFLDLLSIFFVGKFGKRPMHFFGTMGTISFFTGLVIAIWIMADKLYNISHHIKERQPTDNPWFYIAIVAIILGSQLFLTGFVAELVSRSSSERNHYQVEEVI; from the coding sequence ATGGATATATCAGTTGTAGTACCGCTTTATGACGAAGTAGAATCATTGCCCGAGCTTACCTCATGGATAAGCCGCGTAATGGCCGAAAATCGCTTTACTTATGAAATCATATTGGTTGATGATGGTAGCAAGGACGGGTCATGGGAGATGATCAGGAAGCTAAGCTTCGATAATCCTTTCATTAAAGGCATCAAATTCAGGCGCAACTATGGCAAATCGGCAGCGCTTAATACCGGCTTTGCCGCTACCAGGGGCGATGTGGTAATAACCATGGATGCCGATTTACAGGATAGCCCGGATGAAATTCCCGAACTTTATCGCCGTATAACCGAAGAAAAATTCGACCTGGTATCGGGATGGAAAGCCAAACGGTATGATCCGCTCAGCAAAACCATACCCACTAAGCTATTTAACTATGCCACCCGTAAAATGAGTGGCATAGATAACCTGCACGATTTTAACTGCGGCCTTAAAGCATACCGCGGCGCTGTGGTGAAAAATATAGAGGTTTATGGCGAAATGCACCGCTATATCCCAGTATTAGCCAAATGGGCCGGTTTTACCAAAATTGGCGAGCAGGTAGTTGAGCACCGTGCCCGCAAATACGGCAAAACCAAATTTGGCATGAGCCGCTTTGTAAACGGCTTTCTTGATTTGCTATCGATATTTTTTGTTGGCAAGTTTGGTAAACGCCCCATGCACTTTTTTGGCACAATGGGTACAATCAGCTTTTTTACAGGATTGGTAATAGCGATATGGATAATGGCCGATAAGCTTTATAACATCTCGCATCATATTAAAGAAAGGCAGCCAACAGACAACCCCTGGTTTTATATAGCCATTGTAGCCATCATTTTAGGCTCGCAGCTATTTTTAACCGGCTTTGTTGCCGAACTGGTTTCCCGTAGCTCAAGCGAACGGAACCATTACCAGGTAGAGGAAGTTATCTGA